Proteins from a genomic interval of Granulicella sp. L56:
- a CDS encoding nuclear transport factor 2 family protein, which yields MAANVALVPPFTHEIAIQKVRLAEDGWNSRDPQRVSLAYSVDSRWRNRSEFVTGREQIVEFLARKWGKELEYRLIKELWAFDVDRIAVRFAYESHDVEGDWFRSYGNENWEFDEKGLMKVRHASINDVPILESERLFHWPIGRRPDGHPGLSELGL from the coding sequence ATGGCAGCGAATGTCGCACTTGTACCGCCGTTTACACATGAGATTGCGATCCAGAAGGTCCGGCTGGCAGAAGATGGATGGAATTCGCGGGACCCGCAGCGGGTTTCGCTGGCCTACAGCGTGGACAGCCGATGGCGGAACCGGTCGGAGTTCGTTACCGGCCGGGAGCAGATCGTCGAGTTTCTGGCGCGCAAGTGGGGCAAGGAGCTGGAGTATCGGCTGATCAAGGAACTTTGGGCGTTTGATGTTGACCGGATTGCGGTGCGGTTTGCGTATGAGTCGCACGATGTGGAGGGTGACTGGTTTCGTTCTTATGGGAATGAGAACTGGGAGTTCGATGAGAAGGGGTTGATGAAGGTTCGTCATGCGAGCATCAACGATGTGCCGATTTTGGAGTCGGAGCGGCTGTTTCACTGGCCGATTGGACGGCGTCCGGATGGACATCCGGGGTTGAGCGAGTTGGGGCTTTAG
- a CDS encoding TetR/AcrR family transcriptional regulator has product MTDKKINKHELRTKETRELLLQSAETIFVRDGYEGAELGEIASLAGRTKGAIYAHFKSKEDIFLALIEQRTKGYRTQMAEMLARSTGTEENLEAFRQFYLRLTEDPAWALLFLEFKLFAIRHPESKEKLQRYFDEVIPGSREKELIGLLGSPGEGPDSLNRSVAIQALHPLLTALAVETRLMPNLLTDHTLKMVANRIFDALMLPPSRCDKDKMV; this is encoded by the coding sequence ATGACGGATAAGAAAATTAATAAACACGAGCTCAGGACCAAAGAGACGCGAGAGCTGTTGCTGCAGTCCGCGGAGACGATCTTTGTGCGGGACGGATATGAGGGGGCGGAGCTGGGCGAAATTGCGTCGCTTGCCGGTCGTACAAAAGGGGCGATCTACGCTCATTTCAAGAGCAAGGAAGACATCTTTCTTGCGCTGATCGAACAGCGTACAAAGGGCTACAGAACGCAGATGGCGGAGATGCTTGCGAGATCGACAGGTACCGAAGAAAATCTTGAAGCTTTTCGGCAGTTTTACCTGAGGCTGACCGAAGACCCGGCATGGGCGCTGCTTTTTCTGGAGTTCAAACTCTTTGCAATTCGTCATCCGGAATCCAAAGAGAAACTTCAGAGATATTTTGACGAGGTGATACCGGGAAGCCGGGAGAAAGAGCTTATCGGACTTCTCGGGTCACCGGGGGAGGGACCTGATAGCCTGAATCGCTCGGTGGCGATTCAGGCGCTGCATCCCTTGTTGACCGCTCTTGCGGTTGAAACGAGGCTGATGCCCAATCTTCTGACCGACCATACTTTGAAGATGGTGGCGAATCGGATCTTCGACGCGCTCATGCTGCCACCTTCTCGCTGCGACAAAGACAAGATGGTATAG
- a CDS encoding LLM class flavin-dependent oxidoreductase gives MAKALQLSILDQSPVPAGSTPAQALQNSVELARKVDQLGYHRFWMSEHHAMDTLACTAPEILLARIGAETKQIRLGSGGIMLPHYTPLKVAEVFRTLHALYPGRIDLGIGRAPGGGPMEALALKRDRSTKMLDDFPDQVSELLAFLAQDFPQQHPFARIRVSPQMPGGPDVWMLGSSLWSASAAAEFGLPYAFAHFFSGESSRAAIETYQHRFTPSRYRSEPEAMVAVGAICAPTQEEADYLATSVRLLQWRIRQGDRSPIASPEDAQRELKLLGNPTTESGEWPRYFAGTPAKVKANLEHMADALGIAEIVVNTIVWDHPTRLRSYELLAAEFGLIATSSQA, from the coding sequence ATGGCAAAGGCCTTACAGCTCTCTATATTGGACCAATCACCCGTCCCCGCTGGAAGCACCCCGGCACAGGCTCTTCAAAACTCCGTCGAACTGGCCCGCAAGGTCGATCAGCTCGGCTACCATCGCTTCTGGATGTCCGAGCATCACGCCATGGACACCCTCGCCTGCACGGCGCCGGAGATTCTGCTCGCCCGCATCGGCGCGGAGACAAAGCAGATTCGTCTCGGCTCCGGCGGCATCATGCTGCCGCACTACACTCCGCTGAAGGTGGCCGAAGTCTTCCGCACTCTCCACGCCCTCTATCCCGGCCGCATCGACCTCGGCATTGGCCGCGCTCCCGGCGGCGGCCCCATGGAAGCCCTCGCCCTCAAGCGCGACCGCAGCACCAAGATGCTCGATGACTTTCCCGATCAGGTCAGCGAGTTGCTCGCCTTCCTCGCGCAGGACTTTCCCCAGCAACACCCGTTTGCTCGTATCCGCGTCTCACCGCAGATGCCCGGCGGTCCCGACGTCTGGATGCTTGGCTCCAGCTTGTGGAGCGCCTCCGCCGCAGCCGAGTTCGGCCTGCCCTACGCCTTCGCCCACTTCTTCAGCGGCGAGTCCTCCCGCGCCGCCATCGAGACCTATCAGCACCGCTTCACCCCCAGCCGCTACCGCTCCGAACCAGAAGCAATGGTAGCCGTCGGAGCCATCTGCGCCCCTACGCAGGAGGAGGCCGACTACCTGGCCACCAGCGTCCGCCTGCTGCAATGGCGCATCCGCCAGGGTGATCGCAGCCCCATCGCCTCTCCCGAAGACGCCCAGCGCGAGTTGAAGCTCCTTGGAAATCCCACAACCGAGTCCGGAGAATGGCCGCGCTACTTCGCAGGCACTCCAGCAAAGGTGAAGGCCAACCTCGAACACATGGCGGACGCCCTCGGCATCGCAGAGATCGTGGTGAATACGATCGTCTGGGACCACCCCACCCGCTTGCGAAGCTACGAGTTGCTGGCAGCGGAATTCGGCCTTATAGCTACTTCTTCTCAGGCGTAG
- a CDS encoding TolC family protein, translated as MQAAASIGLLLMSVNTQLGLAQQTNPTAPATPQTVVNDTTGRPGLPQAPQPKLTEPLFLRGTSHDYSQPKSHFWNPLAPYTATNVPETRLENTSNLDALMRDGKIYLSLSDAVTLALENNYDIAIARLNLDIADTDILRAKAGSSLLGAPAGIVTNTIGGSGTTVTSGGGPGGTSAAAGGAGAGASGLVLTTNGGGPAPELRDPVLTGQLEYEDLKQQQSNTLFSGGLPQLTTDTGTYNFAYQQGFVTGTLLNVTFDNTRVTTDNPFSSYSPQLNSSFRATATQHLLQGFGWGINGRFVIQAKNNRRITDSAFRQQLLYTVNQVENIYWGLVSAYEDEQAKERALAQSTQLTSDNRKQLEIGTLAPLDVVNSDAAVATDKQALVASQSNLEYQQLIMKQAIARNLNDPQLSSAPVIPTDRVSLDRLPEEDMSVEDLVKQAFTDNPQIEQAVLNMKNNEITIKAEKNGLLPTVDAYAFYGGSGLGGAQNPTQICNFSDPTAPCPPMAPISYRNTFGSMFDSSSPDKGVGVNITITLRNRTAQADQARSQMEYRQSQMRLQQLYTQVRINVINGQYALTNDRAQVKAAQAGQDYALQSLDAEQKKYKLGASTSANVLQQERNLAVAVNTLISDTAVYAKDRAALSQLLSNTLDKYGISITDVAKGDVAQAPVIPGLTAPKPPATAKPIVENPAPPAQ; from the coding sequence ATGCAGGCGGCAGCGAGTATTGGACTGTTGCTGATGAGCGTGAATACGCAACTAGGACTGGCGCAACAGACGAATCCTACCGCACCGGCGACGCCACAGACGGTGGTGAACGACACGACCGGGAGGCCCGGATTGCCGCAGGCTCCGCAGCCGAAGCTGACCGAGCCGCTCTTTCTGCGGGGCACGAGCCATGACTACTCGCAGCCGAAGAGCCACTTCTGGAACCCGCTTGCACCTTATACGGCGACCAATGTGCCTGAGACTCGGCTGGAGAATACGTCGAACCTGGACGCGCTGATGCGGGACGGCAAGATCTATCTAAGCCTGTCGGACGCAGTGACGCTGGCGCTGGAGAACAACTACGATATCGCGATTGCGCGGCTTAATCTCGACATAGCAGATACGGATATTCTGCGGGCGAAGGCTGGCTCGTCGTTGCTTGGTGCTCCGGCAGGCATCGTGACGAACACGATCGGCGGTTCGGGTACGACGGTGACGTCGGGCGGCGGGCCGGGTGGAACCTCGGCTGCGGCTGGCGGGGCCGGCGCGGGCGCTTCGGGCCTGGTGTTGACCACGAACGGCGGAGGCCCGGCTCCTGAACTGCGCGACCCGGTGTTGACTGGACAACTGGAGTATGAGGACCTGAAGCAGCAGCAGAGCAATACGCTGTTCAGCGGTGGCCTTCCCCAGTTGACGACGGACACGGGGACTTACAACTTCGCATACCAGCAGGGTTTTGTTACAGGAACTTTGTTAAACGTGACCTTCGATAATACCCGGGTCACGACGGATAATCCGTTTTCAAGCTATAGCCCGCAATTGAATTCCAGCTTCCGCGCAACCGCGACCCAACATCTGTTGCAGGGGTTTGGCTGGGGGATCAATGGGCGCTTTGTCATACAGGCGAAGAACAACCGCAGGATTACTGACTCGGCCTTCCGGCAGCAGCTTTTGTATACGGTCAACCAAGTGGAGAACATCTACTGGGGGCTGGTGAGCGCGTATGAAGATGAGCAGGCGAAGGAACGGGCGTTGGCGCAGAGCACGCAACTGACCTCGGACAACCGGAAGCAGTTGGAGATCGGAACGTTGGCACCGCTGGACGTGGTGAACTCCGATGCCGCTGTGGCAACCGATAAGCAGGCGCTGGTCGCTTCGCAGTCGAACCTGGAGTATCAGCAGTTGATTATGAAGCAGGCGATTGCGCGGAACTTGAACGACCCGCAGCTTTCGAGCGCACCGGTCATTCCAACGGACCGTGTGAGCCTTGACCGTCTGCCTGAGGAAGATATGTCCGTGGAAGACCTGGTGAAACAGGCTTTCACCGATAATCCTCAGATCGAACAGGCCGTGCTGAATATGAAGAACAACGAAATCACCATTAAGGCAGAGAAGAACGGCTTGCTGCCGACCGTGGATGCGTATGCGTTCTACGGTGGAAGCGGACTTGGCGGTGCTCAGAATCCGACGCAGATTTGCAACTTCAGCGATCCCACCGCACCGTGCCCGCCGATGGCGCCGATCAGTTATAGAAATACGTTTGGCAGCATGTTCGACAGTTCGAGCCCGGACAAGGGCGTTGGCGTGAACATCACGATTACGCTGCGCAACCGGACGGCGCAAGCCGATCAGGCACGGTCGCAGATGGAGTATCGGCAGTCGCAGATGCGTTTGCAACAGCTTTATACGCAGGTCCGGATCAACGTCATCAACGGACAATATGCATTGACCAATGACCGGGCGCAGGTGAAGGCGGCGCAGGCAGGGCAGGACTATGCGCTGCAGAGCCTCGATGCCGAGCAGAAGAAGTACAAGCTGGGCGCTTCGACCTCGGCCAACGTGCTACAGCAGGAGCGGAACCTTGCGGTTGCGGTAAACACGCTGATCTCGGACACAGCGGTCTATGCGAAGGACAGGGCGGCGTTGTCGCAGCTTCTCTCGAACACGCTGGACAAGTACGGCATCAGCATTACGGACGTGGCGAAGGGCGATGTGGCGCAGGCTCCGGTGATTCCGGGGTTGACGGCCCCCAAGCCCCCGGCTACGGCGAAGCCGATTGTAGAGAATCCCGCTCCGCCTGCTCAGTAA
- a CDS encoding prolipoprotein diacylglyceryl transferase — MYPYIDIGPVHLGTFGLLLWLAAVVATVVLHKNFVRNKVDADALTVVAFVVIAGILGAKAWHELENVSELRAAMAQIVAPGWGHPLDILVDFLHWFQAGFAWFGGLTAGIAMLMWQGWEAKPSGAKKWFASVRMLDLATPAAAIGYGVGRIGCLTSGDGDYGINTTLPWGVHMAKNALVPPTPPNALVQPTPIYELLFGLALAWLLWKLGSKLRPIGWLTGLYLILSGLGRFLVEFVRINPKLYWGMSNAQMAAIGSMVVGGVVMLIARRSALRTTPVVEVSS; from the coding sequence ATGTATCCCTATATTGATATTGGCCCAGTGCATCTGGGCACGTTTGGATTGTTGTTGTGGCTAGCCGCGGTTGTAGCGACAGTAGTGCTGCACAAAAACTTTGTGCGAAATAAAGTCGATGCCGACGCCTTGACGGTCGTGGCCTTCGTCGTGATCGCAGGCATCCTCGGCGCTAAAGCCTGGCACGAGTTGGAGAACGTCTCCGAGCTTCGCGCGGCGATGGCACAGATCGTGGCTCCCGGCTGGGGCCATCCGCTCGATATTCTGGTCGATTTTCTGCACTGGTTTCAGGCTGGTTTTGCATGGTTCGGCGGCCTCACCGCTGGAATCGCCATGCTGATGTGGCAGGGCTGGGAGGCCAAACCGAGCGGCGCGAAGAAGTGGTTCGCTTCGGTGCGGATGCTCGATCTGGCGACGCCAGCGGCAGCCATTGGCTACGGTGTAGGCCGCATCGGCTGCCTCACCTCGGGCGATGGCGACTACGGAATCAATACCACGCTGCCGTGGGGAGTTCACATGGCGAAGAATGCGCTGGTGCCTCCTACTCCGCCGAATGCGCTGGTGCAGCCGACTCCGATCTACGAGCTTTTATTCGGCTTGGCGTTGGCGTGGCTGCTATGGAAACTGGGCAGCAAGCTCCGTCCTATCGGCTGGCTGACCGGGCTGTATCTCATTCTGAGCGGACTGGGTCGCTTTTTGGTCGAGTTCGTCCGCATCAATCCCAAGCTGTATTGGGGCATGAGCAACGCCCAGATGGCGGCGATCGGATCGATGGTTGTGGGTGGGGTGGTGATGCTGATTGCTCGGCGCAGCGCACTGAGGACGACGCCGGTCGTCGAAGTAAGTTCGTAG
- the hpt gene encoding hypoxanthine phosphoribosyltransferase has translation MANSFPAFPHASGMEVLFSKSQIADRVHQIGEQISADYADTSIVLIGVLKGAAIFLSDLARAIKVNNTFDFVAVSSYGPAKISSGVVRLIKDIDNPIEGKHVILVEDILDTGLTLSYLRGMMLQHKPASLKIATCLDKPERRLVPIEADYVGFKIPNQFVVGYGMDYAEHYRNVEDIRLFPEEAVGH, from the coding sequence ATGGCCAACAGTTTTCCTGCTTTTCCCCATGCCTCCGGAATGGAAGTCCTCTTTTCGAAATCTCAGATCGCCGATCGCGTTCACCAGATCGGCGAGCAGATCTCTGCTGACTATGCCGACACCTCCATCGTCCTGATCGGCGTCCTCAAGGGCGCGGCCATCTTTCTTTCCGATCTTGCACGAGCTATTAAGGTGAACAACACCTTCGATTTTGTCGCGGTCTCAAGCTACGGGCCTGCCAAGATTTCAAGCGGAGTCGTCCGCCTTATCAAGGACATCGACAATCCTATTGAAGGAAAACATGTAATTTTGGTCGAAGACATTCTTGATACAGGACTTACGCTGAGCTATCTGCGCGGCATGATGCTGCAGCATAAGCCGGCTTCGCTGAAGATTGCGACTTGTTTGGATAAGCCGGAGCGGCGGCTGGTGCCGATTGAGGCCGATTACGTGGGGTTTAAGATTCCAAATCAGTTTGTAGTGGGTTATGGCATGGACTATGCCGAGCACTACAGGAATGTGGAAGATATTCGGCTTTTTCCGGAAGAGGCTGTTGGGCATTAA
- the deoC gene encoding deoxyribose-phosphate aldolase — MSTLSIAEPLPSGPEHFDAAAFAAHTLSSSQNLAAVLDHTLLKPDATRSQVLQLCHEAAEYRFACAMVNPTWVSLAAAALSGTGIPVGVVVGFPLGATLSSSKRDETTRVIKQGAHDVDMVLNIGLLKSGQTADYEAVKQDIRGVVELAHAAGAIVKVILETCLLSFEEKLRAADLALSAGADFLKTSTGFSTGGATVDDIALLRGQAGRRAGVKASGGIRSLADATAMLKAGASRIGASASVKIIAELAGGVA; from the coding sequence TTGAGCACCTTGTCTATCGCTGAACCCCTCCCCAGTGGGCCTGAGCACTTCGACGCGGCAGCGTTTGCCGCCCATACCCTTTCTTCTTCGCAGAATCTTGCGGCAGTGCTGGACCATACGCTCCTGAAGCCGGACGCCACGCGCAGCCAGGTGCTGCAGCTTTGCCATGAGGCCGCCGAATATCGCTTTGCCTGCGCCATGGTCAACCCGACCTGGGTCTCGCTGGCGGCAGCCGCGCTGAGCGGCACCGGAATTCCGGTCGGCGTTGTGGTTGGATTTCCGTTGGGAGCGACGCTGTCGAGCTCGAAGCGCGATGAGACCACCCGCGTCATTAAGCAGGGCGCGCATGACGTGGATATGGTGCTCAATATCGGATTGTTGAAGTCCGGGCAGACCGCCGACTATGAGGCGGTAAAGCAGGATATTCGTGGCGTGGTCGAACTGGCCCATGCGGCTGGAGCGATTGTGAAGGTGATCCTTGAGACCTGCCTTTTGAGCTTTGAAGAGAAGCTGCGCGCCGCCGATCTGGCGTTGAGCGCGGGAGCGGATTTTTTGAAGACCAGCACAGGGTTTTCGACCGGGGGAGCGACGGTAGACGACATTGCTTTGCTGCGCGGGCAGGCCGGACGACGGGCTGGCGTAAAGGCTTCTGGAGGCATCCGGTCGCTGGCCGATGCGACCGCGATGCTGAAGGCGGGAGCCTCGCGGATTGGGGCCAGTGCCAGCGTGAAGATCATCGCTGAACTTGCCGGTGGGGTCGCTTAA
- the aqpZ gene encoding aquaporin Z, which translates to MPLSKRAAAEFFGTFWLVFGGCGSAVIAAAYPQLGIGFVGVALAFGLTLLTMAFAIGHISGCHLNPAVSIGLYVGKRFAARDLLPYIIAQVAGGIAASGVLYLIASGKEGFSLAGGFASNGYGAHSPDHYSLAACFIAEVVLTAFFLLVILGSTDERAPKGFAPIAIGLCLTLIHLISIPITNTSVNPARSTGPALFVGGWATSQLWLFWVAPILGAIIGGLISNFFFATPQEPVREEMARG; encoded by the coding sequence ATGCCACTCTCGAAACGTGCAGCAGCAGAGTTCTTCGGTACCTTCTGGCTGGTCTTTGGAGGCTGCGGCAGCGCAGTCATCGCTGCAGCCTATCCCCAGCTCGGCATCGGCTTTGTCGGAGTCGCGCTGGCCTTTGGCCTTACCCTGCTGACCATGGCCTTCGCCATCGGCCATATCTCAGGCTGCCATCTGAATCCCGCCGTATCCATTGGCCTGTACGTCGGCAAGCGCTTCGCTGCCCGCGATCTGCTGCCGTATATCATCGCCCAGGTGGCGGGCGGAATCGCCGCTTCCGGAGTGCTTTACCTGATCGCCAGCGGCAAAGAGGGCTTTAGCCTCGCCGGCGGATTTGCCTCGAACGGATACGGCGCCCACTCGCCCGATCACTATTCGCTGGCTGCCTGCTTTATTGCAGAGGTCGTGCTCACGGCATTCTTCCTTCTGGTCATCCTCGGCTCGACCGACGAACGCGCACCCAAAGGCTTCGCGCCCATCGCGATTGGCCTGTGCCTGACGTTGATCCACCTGATTAGCATCCCCATCACCAATACTTCGGTCAACCCTGCTCGCAGCACGGGGCCCGCTTTGTTTGTCGGCGGATGGGCGACCAGCCAGCTTTGGCTGTTCTGGGTAGCGCCGATCCTTGGGGCTATCATTGGCGGGCTTATCTCGAACTTCTTCTTCGCCACGCCGCAGGAGCCAGTGCGCGAAGAGATGGCACGAGGGTAG